Proteins encoded within one genomic window of Camelina sativa cultivar DH55 chromosome 19, Cs, whole genome shotgun sequence:
- the LOC104764572 gene encoding putative pentatricopeptide repeat-containing protein At3g08820, which translates to MSIVTVPTSKSQQIKTLISVASAVSHLKQIHASLIRHHLHHDTFLVNLLLKRTLYFRQTRYSFLLFSHTQFPNIFLYNTLINGFVNNHLFQETLDLFLSIRKHGLSLHGFTFPLVLKACTRSRNLKLGINLHSLVVKCGYDHDVGAMTSLLSVYSGTGRLNDAHKVFDEIPERSVVTWTAFFSGYITAGKHREAIGLFKKMVEMGVKPDSYFIVKFLSACVHVGDLDSGEWIVKFMEETGMQKNSYVRTTLVNLYAKCGNMEKARSVFDSMVEKDIVTWSTMIQGYASNSLPKEGVEFFIQMLHENLKPDQFSIVGFLSSCASLGALDLGEWGISLIDRHEFLNNLFMANALIDMYAKCGAMARGFEVFKEMKEKDIVIMNAAISGLAKNGHVKLAFAVFGQTEKLGISPDGSTFLGLLCGCVHAGLIEDGLRFFNSMSCDYALKRTVEHYGCMVDLWGRAGMLDDAYRVICDMPLKPNVIIWGALLSGCRLVKDTRLAETVLKELIALEPWNAGNYVQLSNIYSVNGRWDEAAEVRDNMNKKGLKKIPGYSWIELEGTVHEFLADDKSHPLSDKIYGKLEELGNEMRLMGFVPTTEFVMFDVEEEEKERVLGYHSEKLAVAFGLISTDHGQVIRVVKNLRVCGD; encoded by the coding sequence ATGAGCATCGTCACCGTGCCAACATCGAAATCCCAGCagatcaaaaccctaatctccgTCGCATCCGCCGTCAGCCATCTGAAACAAATCCACGCCTCTCTCATTcgccaccacctccaccacGACACTTTCCTCGTTAACCTCCTCCTCAAGCGAACTCTCTACTTCCGCCAAACCCGTTActcctttctcctcttctctcacACCCAGTTCCCAAACATTTTCCTCTACAACACTCTCATCAATGGCTTCGTCAACAATCATCTCTTCCAAGAAACCCTCGATCTCTTCCTCTCCATCCGCAAACACGGTCTCTCCCTCCATGGTTTCACCTTCCCTCTGGTTCTCAAGGCTTGCACAAGATCCAGAAATCTCAAGCTCGGGATTAACCTTCATTCGCTCGTTGTAAAATGTGGGTATGATCACGACGTAGGTGCTATGACGAGTCTGCTCTCTGTATACTCTGGAACCGGACGTTTAAATGATGCCCAcaaagtgttcgacgaaattccTGAGAGAAGCGTTGTTACTTGGACGGCGTTTTTTAGTGGGTATATTACTGCGGGAAAGCACAGGGAAGCCATTGGTTTGTTTAAGAAGATGGTGGAGATGGGTGTGAAGCCGGATAGCTACTTTATTGTTAAGTTTTTATCTGCTTGTGTTCACGTAGGAGATCTCGACAGCGGGGAATGGATTGTTAAGTTCATGGAAGAGACGGGGATGCAGAAGAACTCGTATGTGCGGACGACACTTGTTAATCTCTATGCAAAGTGTGGGAATATGGAGAAGGCTCGTTCTGTTTTTGACTCGATGGTGGAGAAAGATATAGTTACTTGGAGCACTATGATACAAGGGTATGCATCGAACAGCTTACCGAAAGAAGGGGTTGAGTTTTTCATCCAGATGTTGCACGAAAATCTGAAACCGGACCAGTTTTCAATTGTcgggtttctttcttcttgtgcAAGCTTGGGAGCGCTTGATCTAGGTGAGTGGGGTATCAGTTTAATAGATAGGCATGAGTTCTTGAACAATCTGTTTATGGCCAATGCCCTGATCGACATGTATGCGAAATGTGGGGCTATGGCTCGAGGTTTTGAAGTATTTAAAGAAATGAAGGAGAAAGATATAGTTATCATGAATGCTGCAATTTCTGGTCTGGCCAAGAATGGCCACGTTAAGCTCGCGTTCGCGGTTTTTGGACAAACAGAGAAGTTAGGTATCTCACCTGATGGGTCCACGTTCCTTGGACTGCTCTGTGGGTGCGTTCACGCTGGCCTAATTGAAGACGGGCTTCGTTTTTTTAACAGCATGAGCTGTGATTACGCTTTGAAACGCACTGTTGAACACTATGGTTGCATGGTAGATCTTTGGGGCAGAGCAGGGATGTTAGATGACGCTTACCGTGTGATCTGCGATATGCCCCTAAAGCCAAACGTGATAATATGGGGAGCGTTACTGAGCGGATGCAGACTGGTCAAAGATACGCGGTTAGCAGAAACTGTTCTTAAAGAACTCATAGCTTTGGAGCCATGGAATGCAGGAAACTATGTTCAATTATCCAACATATACTCTGTGAACGGCAGATGGGACGAAGCGGCTGAAGTGAGGGACAATATGAACAAGAAAGGTCTGAAGAAGATCCCGGGATATAGTTGGATAGAATTGGAAGGGACGGTCCATGAGTTTCTAGCAGATGATAAATCTCATCCTCTTAGCGACAAGATATATGGAAAGCTAGAAGAGTTGGGTAATGAAATGAGACTTATGGGTTTTGTTCCAACGACAGAGTTTGTTATGTTCGatgttgaagaggaagaaaaggaaAGGGTCTTGGGGTATCACAGCGAGAAGCTTGCTGTTGCGTTTGGGCTGATCAGTACGGATCATGGCCAAGTGATTCGGGTAGTGAAGAATCTAAGGGTATGTGGAGAT